One region of Caldimonas thermodepolymerans genomic DNA includes:
- a CDS encoding DUF2075 domain-containing protein — protein sequence MDRADYSASLSEFLTSLPDSIIGRLTQRSRFPVENAQVRAWAEQVALLKDVLRPYAGEGRIYFEYAVPRLGKRIDTVLVLRGLVFVIEFKVGERRFARYACDQVWDYALDLKNFHETSHDKVLVPVLVVTEAPPTAASPRVRKARDGVVEPLLCNKHTLAPAIENMLTTQAATPWDVDAWEAGRYRPTPTIVEAAMALYAGHGVAEIARSDAGAKNLGQTTQAVESIIAECRARQKKAICFVTGVPGAGKTLVGLNIATRHADAGELHSVFLSGNGPLVRVLQEALARDQVQRERQRGRSVTKSQVTQRVKAFVQNVHHFRDEYLRDARPPSDHIAVFDEAQRAWNAEQTAAFMERKKNKPGFTMSEPEFLISCLDRHPGWAVIVCLVGGGQEINTGEAGISEWLAAVLRSFPHWEVHISAELHDSEYAAETALVALQSNGRVQTNPDLHLSVSMRSFRAENVSTLVKRVLDLDMRGAREAWMTLRDRYPIVLCRSVPRAKAWLREQARGSERYGLVVSSQAQRLRPHAIHVKSPVDPVHWFLHGKDDVRSSYYMEDVATEFQVQGLELDWAGVVWDGDFRKSSHGWEHYSFVGTRWQRIRAADRQAFQKNAYRVLLTRARQGMVIVVPEGDEADPTRDPRYYDETFHYLQDIGFPVL from the coding sequence ATGGATCGGGCGGATTATTCAGCGAGTCTTAGCGAGTTCTTAACGAGTCTTCCCGATTCCATCATTGGCCGGCTCACCCAGCGTTCGCGTTTTCCGGTCGAAAACGCACAAGTCCGCGCCTGGGCAGAACAAGTCGCCCTCCTGAAGGATGTTCTTCGGCCCTATGCCGGCGAGGGCAGGATCTACTTTGAGTACGCCGTCCCTCGCTTAGGCAAGCGGATTGACACGGTGCTGGTCCTGCGCGGCTTGGTGTTTGTGATCGAGTTCAAAGTGGGCGAAAGGCGGTTCGCCCGCTACGCGTGCGACCAAGTTTGGGACTATGCGCTCGATCTGAAGAACTTTCACGAGACGTCCCACGACAAGGTATTGGTTCCTGTGCTGGTGGTGACCGAAGCGCCGCCCACTGCAGCATCGCCACGCGTGCGCAAAGCGCGGGACGGCGTTGTCGAGCCGCTGTTGTGCAACAAGCACACACTGGCTCCCGCCATCGAGAACATGCTGACAACACAGGCGGCAACGCCTTGGGACGTGGATGCGTGGGAAGCTGGCCGTTACCGACCGACGCCGACAATCGTGGAAGCCGCCATGGCCCTCTACGCCGGGCATGGTGTGGCCGAAATTGCACGAAGTGATGCAGGTGCCAAGAACCTCGGCCAAACCACCCAAGCGGTGGAATCGATCATTGCAGAGTGCCGAGCTCGGCAGAAGAAGGCCATTTGCTTCGTGACCGGCGTTCCGGGGGCTGGCAAAACGCTGGTAGGGCTCAACATTGCGACCCGGCACGCCGACGCGGGCGAGTTGCACAGCGTGTTTCTTTCGGGCAATGGACCGCTGGTTCGCGTCCTACAGGAGGCGCTGGCGCGCGATCAGGTGCAACGCGAACGACAGCGCGGCCGCTCGGTTACAAAAAGCCAAGTGACGCAACGCGTGAAAGCCTTCGTGCAGAACGTCCACCATTTCCGGGACGAGTATCTGCGCGATGCACGTCCGCCTTCTGACCACATTGCCGTCTTCGACGAGGCGCAACGCGCCTGGAATGCTGAGCAGACCGCGGCGTTCATGGAGCGCAAGAAGAACAAACCCGGCTTCACGATGTCGGAGCCAGAGTTCTTGATCTCATGCCTGGATCGACACCCGGGTTGGGCGGTCATCGTTTGCTTGGTGGGTGGCGGACAAGAGATCAACACGGGCGAGGCTGGTATCTCCGAATGGCTGGCAGCCGTGCTGCGGTCGTTCCCGCATTGGGAAGTGCACATCTCTGCGGAACTACATGACAGCGAATACGCGGCTGAAACCGCCTTGGTGGCGCTGCAGTCGAATGGCAGGGTGCAGACGAACCCGGATTTGCACCTGAGCGTTTCGATGCGCTCCTTCCGTGCGGAGAACGTCTCCACCCTGGTCAAGCGCGTGTTGGACCTGGATATGCGGGGGGCGCGGGAAGCGTGGATGACGCTTCGCGATCGCTATCCCATCGTGCTTTGTCGCAGCGTCCCTCGTGCCAAAGCCTGGCTGCGCGAGCAAGCGCGTGGCAGCGAACGCTATGGGCTGGTGGTGTCTTCACAAGCACAGCGGCTGCGGCCCCACGCGATTCACGTCAAGTCGCCTGTGGACCCCGTCCACTGGTTCTTGCACGGCAAGGACGATGTGCGCTCTTCCTACTACATGGAAGACGTCGCCACAGAGTTTCAGGTGCAAGGTCTGGAACTCGATTGGGCCGGCGTGGTGTGGGATGGCGATTTTCGGAAGTCATCCCACGGCTGGGAGCATTACTCCTTCGTTGGCACTCGCTGGCAACGCATCCGTGCCGCGGATCGCCAAGCGTTTCAGAAGAACGCTTACCGGGTACTTCTCACACGTGCGCGCCAAGGCATGGTGATCGTGGTCCCGGAAGGCGACGAGGCCGATCCGACGCGCGATCCTCGGTACTACGACGAGACGTTCCATTACCTCCAGGACATCGGCTTTCCCGTTCTGTAA
- a CDS encoding helix-turn-helix domain-containing protein, giving the protein MGYALAQAQRDEAGAAAVSARVAESLFLEALRSYVEDLPMAGSGWLAGLRDPQVARCLALMHERPAHDWTVARLASQVHLGRSALAERFAQLTGQTPIAYLKKLRLTVASRLLCQEHLHLAQVAGAVGYDSESSFSRAFKAEFGMTPGQWRERFAVRRAGGVAGDAAAK; this is encoded by the coding sequence GTGGGCTACGCGCTCGCGCAAGCGCAACGCGACGAGGCGGGCGCCGCCGCCGTCTCGGCGCGCGTGGCGGAATCCCTGTTCCTGGAAGCGCTGCGCAGCTACGTCGAAGACCTGCCCATGGCCGGCAGCGGCTGGCTGGCCGGCCTGCGCGACCCGCAGGTGGCCCGCTGCCTGGCCCTCATGCACGAACGCCCCGCGCACGACTGGACCGTGGCACGGCTTGCCAGCCAGGTGCACCTGGGCCGCAGCGCGCTTGCCGAGCGCTTCGCGCAACTGACCGGCCAGACGCCCATCGCCTACCTCAAGAAACTGCGCCTGACGGTGGCCTCGCGGCTGCTGTGCCAGGAGCACCTGCACCTCGCCCAGGTCGCCGGCGCCGTGGGCTACGACAGCGAGTCGTCCTTCAGCCGCGCGTTCAAGGCGGAGTTCGGAATGACGCCGGGGCAGTGGCGGGAGCGGTTTGCGGTGCGGCGGGCAGGGGGCGTCGCAGGCGATGCCGCTGCGAAATAG
- a CDS encoding DsrE family protein — MSQDPRELVVLVTRGTDHELSSVAFTIACGGITAGLKVTAFLTSAAVDLVRRNAADMAHVPPLDPLRQLMTDFMARGGTIIACPPCVKASGYTQADFIDGVEVAGASVIHEKFRNGAASLSF, encoded by the coding sequence ATGTCCCAGGACCCCCGCGAACTCGTCGTGCTCGTCACCCGCGGCACCGACCACGAACTGTCGTCCGTCGCCTTCACCATCGCCTGCGGCGGGATCACCGCCGGCCTGAAGGTGACGGCCTTCCTCACCAGCGCCGCCGTGGACCTGGTGCGCCGCAACGCGGCGGACATGGCGCACGTGCCGCCGCTCGATCCGCTGCGCCAGCTCATGACGGACTTCATGGCGCGCGGCGGCACCATCATCGCCTGCCCGCCCTGCGTGAAGGCGAGCGGCTACACGCAGGCGGACTTCATCGACGGCGTGGAAGTGGCCGGCGCCAGCGTGATCCACGAGAAGTTCAGGAACGGGGCGGCCAGCCTTTCGTTCTGA
- a CDS encoding RidA family protein, which translates to MSNAALRAASTRRAFTLVNPAGLYDPAPNGYSHLAAVHPGARLVLLSGQGGEDAQGRLPADFRAQVRQAFGNLRIALEAAGAGTQDVARLTVLVVDHTEERLRIFGEELERAFGPAMKPACTLIPVPRLALDGMLFEVEATAVLPA; encoded by the coding sequence ATGTCCAACGCTGCGTTGCGCGCCGCCTCCACCCGGCGCGCCTTCACCCTCGTCAACCCGGCCGGCCTGTACGACCCCGCGCCGAACGGCTACTCGCACCTGGCTGCCGTCCACCCCGGGGCGCGCCTCGTGCTGCTGTCGGGGCAGGGCGGCGAAGACGCCCAGGGCCGGCTGCCAGCGGACTTCCGCGCCCAGGTGCGCCAGGCCTTCGGGAACCTCCGCATCGCGCTGGAGGCGGCCGGCGCCGGCACGCAGGACGTCGCCCGGCTCACGGTGCTGGTGGTCGACCACACCGAGGAGCGCCTGCGCATCTTCGGCGAGGAGCTGGAGCGCGCCTTCGGCCCGGCGATGAAACCGGCCTGCACGCTGATCCCGGTGCCACGGCTGGCGCTGGACGGCATGCTGTTCGAGGTCGAGGCGACCGCCGTGCTGCCCGCCTGA
- a CDS encoding uracil-DNA glycosylase family protein: MTTLPAAPPHAAAFDRLLAEVRACTCCGPQLPAGPRPVLQAHPDARLLIAAQAPGRRVHETGIPFHDASGERLRRWLGLSSAEFHDARRVAILPMGFCYPGRGRSGDLPPRPECAPRWRTRLLAGLPHLELTLVIGHHALAWHLPGWRGDLAQAVRSTASADDADVVVLPHPSPRNNVWLARHPWFEAEVVPRLQARVARLLGS, translated from the coding sequence ATGACCACGCTGCCCGCCGCGCCGCCCCATGCCGCCGCCTTCGACCGGCTGCTCGCCGAGGTGCGCGCCTGCACCTGCTGCGGCCCGCAGCTGCCGGCCGGCCCGCGGCCGGTGCTGCAGGCGCATCCCGACGCGCGCCTGCTGATCGCCGCGCAGGCGCCGGGGCGACGCGTGCACGAGACGGGCATCCCGTTCCATGACGCGAGCGGCGAGCGCCTGCGCCGCTGGCTGGGCCTGTCCTCCGCCGAGTTCCATGACGCGCGGCGCGTGGCCATCCTGCCGATGGGCTTCTGCTACCCCGGCCGCGGCCGCTCGGGCGACCTGCCGCCACGCCCCGAATGCGCCCCGCGCTGGCGTACCCGGTTGCTGGCGGGGCTGCCGCACCTGGAGCTGACGCTGGTGATCGGCCACCACGCGCTCGCCTGGCACCTGCCCGGATGGCGCGGCGACCTGGCACAGGCCGTGCGCAGCACCGCCTCTGCCGACGATGCCGACGTGGTGGTGCTGCCGCACCCCAGTCCGCGCAACAACGTCTGGCTGGCCCGGCACCCGTGGTTCGAGGCCGAGGTCGTGCCGCGGCTGCAGGCGCGCGTGGCACGGCTGCTGGGCAGTTGA
- a CDS encoding IS5 family transposase (programmed frameshift), whose product MGQSKNKQISAVLWKKIKPLLPQVKPSPKGGRPRLDDELALNGILFVLRTGIPWEDLPQELGFGSGMTCWRRLREWQKAGVWHRLHMLLLADLRGAGRLDFSRVSLDGASVPQPPGGPHTGPNPTDRGKLGSKRHLVTDRKGIPLMFCVTGANRHDSVVFEDLVDAMPAVAGRRGRPRARPDKLHADKGYDFPRCRQHLHQRGIKVRIARKGRESKDRLGRYRWVVERTHAWIASFGKLRIRFERSIDTHLALLSLACCVICLRSLAPFC is encoded by the exons ATGGGACAAAGCAAGAACAAGCAGATCAGCGCGGTGCTATGGAAGAAGATCAAGCCGCTGCTGCCGCAGGTCAAGCCTTCGCCGAAGGGCGGCCGGCCTCGACTTGACGACGAACTGGCACTCAACGGCATCCTGTTCGTGCTGCGCACTGGCATTCCTTGGGAAGATCTACCCCAGGAACTGGGCTTCGGCAGCGGCATGACGTGCTGGCGCAGGCTGCGTGAGTGGCAAAAAGCCGGTGTATGGCACCGCTTGCACATGCTGTTGCTGGCCGACCTTCGCGGCGCGGGCCGCCTGGACTTCAGCCGCGTCAGCCTGGATGGGGCCAGCGTCC CCCAGCCCCCGGGGGGCCCGCATACGGGGCCCAATCCCACCGACCGCGGCAAACTCGGCAGCAAGCGCCACCTCGTCACGGATCGCAAAGGCATCCCGCTGATGTTCTGTGTCACCGGCGCCAACCGGCACGACTCGGTGGTGTTCGAGGACCTTGTCGATGCGATGCCGGCGGTGGCTGGCCGGCGTGGTCGCCCGCGTGCGCGTCCCGACAAGCTGCATGCCGACAAAGGGTACGACTTCCCACGCTGCCGGCAGCACCTGCACCAACGTGGCATCAAAGTCCGCATCGCTCGCAAGGGCCGCGAGAGCAAAGACCGGCTCGGCCGCTATCGCTGGGTGGTCGAACGCACTCATGCCTGGATCGCCTCCTTCGGCAAGCTTCGTATCCGCTTCGAGCGCAGCATCGATACCCATCTGGCTCTGCTGTCCCTGGCCTGTTGCGTCATCTGCCTGCGTAGCCTCGCACCGTTTTGTTAG
- a CDS encoding LysR substrate-binding domain-containing protein — protein sequence MIELRHLRSLLAIADTGKMATAAERVHLTQSALSHQVRALEEHYGLELLRRTSQGLRFTPAGERLLELARQVLGQVAEAERDLMRLAGDTRGELRIALECHTCFDWLMPVMDEFRRRWPEVELDLVAGFHSEPISLLAQGKCELVVGSAPDRLPRGIASWPLFRYEIQAVLSNEHRLRHRRRLQAEDFAGETLITYPVPEERIDVIREVLRPAGVPFQRRTAELTIAILQLVASRRGVAALPNWGVKSYVDHDYVIAKRIGTKGLWSELYALAPKAMAARPYVPELVHIMREKCQKQLPGIDLL from the coding sequence ATGATCGAACTGCGCCATCTGCGTTCCCTGCTCGCCATTGCCGACACGGGGAAGATGGCGACGGCGGCCGAGCGCGTCCATCTCACCCAATCGGCCCTGTCTCACCAGGTCCGGGCGCTGGAGGAGCACTACGGGTTGGAACTCCTGCGGCGCACCAGCCAGGGCTTGCGCTTCACCCCGGCGGGAGAGCGGCTGCTGGAGCTGGCCCGGCAGGTGCTCGGCCAAGTCGCGGAGGCCGAACGCGATCTCATGCGCCTGGCAGGGGACACCCGCGGCGAATTGCGCATCGCGCTGGAGTGCCACACCTGCTTCGACTGGCTGATGCCCGTGATGGACGAGTTCCGAAGGCGATGGCCCGAGGTGGAGCTGGATCTCGTCGCTGGCTTTCACAGCGAACCGATCAGCCTGCTGGCCCAGGGCAAGTGCGAGCTCGTCGTGGGGTCTGCGCCCGACCGGCTGCCGCGAGGCATCGCGAGCTGGCCCCTCTTTCGCTACGAGATCCAGGCGGTGCTGTCCAACGAGCACCGGCTGCGACATCGCCGCAGGCTGCAAGCCGAAGACTTCGCAGGGGAGACGCTCATCACCTATCCGGTGCCTGAGGAACGCATCGACGTGATCCGCGAGGTGTTGCGGCCGGCCGGCGTGCCGTTCCAGCGACGTACCGCGGAGCTCACGATCGCCATCCTGCAGCTCGTGGCCAGCCGCCGGGGTGTCGCGGCGCTCCCCAACTGGGGCGTCAAGAGCTACGTCGACCACGACTACGTGATCGCCAAGCGCATCGGCACCAAGGGGCTGTGGAGCGAGCTGTACGCGCTCGCGCCCAAGGCCATGGCCGCGCGACCCTACGTGCCCGAACTGGTGCACATCATGCGTGAGAAGTGCCAGAAGCAGTTGCCAGGCATCGATCTGTTGTGA